In the genome of Flavobacterium panacagri, one region contains:
- a CDS encoding TMEM143 family protein, producing MTREHYIPFNKEFLLEQQIALTADPKNATDFQKLFDIIEHYYHYESFNLNRNLKQHYALYDPDLSEKEREGFIGKSDFGIFKQTLLTVLERGNYYRINEETLKAAFEESDLIGLSLAIDFNAFKDFELYARGHHKAKEKVKKYFFWKKEVEIEYYDRVLIYLNYSDADYLAAKKVKLGKMPIDPGSIALKIFKRVPKNDLETTFPNAVPKMSLKDKMLLWVPGVFGGISLLSAKVIPALINMYDAYQTGETIDLLNSKTSLNQGLIALGILAAYCFRQYNNFINKKIRYSKTLSDSLYFKNVGNNSGAFYSLLNSSEEEALKETILAYAFLNRSQNSLTASELDLQIESWFASHLKTELDFDVNDALLKLKSIGLGIENNGKWSVIPLNEALITIDELWDNVFQYNQK from the coding sequence ATGACGCGAGAACATTATATTCCGTTTAACAAAGAGTTTTTATTAGAACAGCAGATTGCTTTAACAGCAGACCCCAAAAATGCCACTGATTTCCAAAAATTATTCGATATCATCGAGCATTATTATCATTACGAATCTTTTAATTTAAATCGGAACTTAAAGCAGCATTATGCCTTATATGATCCCGATTTAAGTGAAAAAGAACGCGAAGGTTTTATTGGCAAAAGTGATTTTGGTATTTTTAAACAAACACTGCTTACGGTTTTAGAAAGAGGCAATTACTACCGAATCAACGAAGAAACCTTAAAAGCGGCATTTGAAGAATCGGACTTAATTGGTTTAAGTCTGGCTATTGATTTTAATGCATTTAAAGATTTCGAATTATATGCCCGTGGTCATCATAAGGCTAAAGAAAAGGTGAAAAAATATTTTTTCTGGAAAAAGGAAGTCGAAATCGAATATTACGATCGTGTTTTAATTTACCTCAATTACAGCGATGCAGATTATCTCGCTGCAAAGAAAGTCAAATTAGGAAAAATGCCGATTGATCCGGGTTCTATTGCTTTAAAAATTTTTAAGCGTGTTCCTAAAAATGACCTAGAAACCACATTTCCAAATGCAGTTCCTAAAATGTCTCTAAAAGACAAAATGCTACTTTGGGTTCCAGGTGTTTTTGGTGGGATTTCACTTTTAAGTGCCAAAGTAATTCCGGCTCTTATCAATATGTATGACGCTTACCAAACCGGAGAAACTATCGATTTATTGAACAGTAAAACTTCCTTAAATCAGGGATTAATTGCTCTAGGAATTTTGGCAGCTTACTGTTTTCGTCAGTACAACAACTTTATAAATAAGAAAATTAGATATTCCAAAACACTTTCGGACAGTTTGTATTTTAAGAATGTCGGCAACAACAGCGGTGCTTTTTATTCGCTTTTAAATTCGTCTGAAGAAGAAGCCCTGAAAGAAACTATTTTAGCGTATGCATTCTTAAACAGAAGCCAAAATTCATTGACTGCTTCTGAATTAGATTTGCAGATAGAATCTTGGTTTGCTTCTCATTTAAAAACCGAATTAGATTTTGATGTCAATGATGCTTTATTGAAACTAAAAAGTATTGGATTAGGAATAGAAAACAATGGAAAATGGAGCGTAATCCCACTAAACGAAGCACTTATTACAATCGATGAATTGTGGGATAATGTTTTTCAGTACAATCAGAAATAA
- a CDS encoding DoxX family protein gives MENTQTTKMQDFFRILLGIFMITAAFGHFTFQRQDFQAQVPNWIPLGKDLVVILSGIVEIALGLSMLFLTKYKVQVGIALAVFYVLVFPGNIAQYLNGTSAFGLDTDQARLIRLFFQPVLIFLALWSTGGIGYFRNRH, from the coding sequence ATGGAAAATACACAAACGACTAAAATGCAGGACTTCTTTAGAATTCTCTTAGGGATTTTTATGATCACGGCCGCTTTTGGCCATTTTACTTTTCAAAGACAGGATTTTCAGGCGCAGGTGCCAAATTGGATACCCTTGGGTAAAGACTTAGTTGTTATTCTTTCTGGAATTGTAGAAATAGCATTAGGGCTTAGCATGTTATTTCTAACGAAGTATAAAGTGCAAGTGGGAATTGCGCTGGCGGTATTTTATGTGTTAGTTTTTCCGGGTAATATTGCACAATATCTAAACGGAACTTCTGCTTTTGGATTAGATACAGATCAAGCTCGTTTGATTCGATTGTTTTTTCAACCTGTGCTGATTTTTTTGGCTTTGTGGTCTACTGGTGGGATTGGGTACTTTAGGAATAGACATTAA